Proteins encoded by one window of Verrucomicrobiota bacterium:
- a CDS encoding RHS repeat-associated core domain-containing protein, translating to MKALTLSVAISVISALTAFGQGAWQTQFIQKPSYQGVPIPSEYNGMSLNELLDVGHHNYSLPALNPLSYRWADGNGDGLGDIPSNVSSELRGHEMLDQLVEDLAGDPIALAAFVQNEIDLTNTFVYGALPGEEPETRANQQLVRGALGTYMEKQGSPWEQCALLVHLLRRAGYPTAYVKSTSATSNQGLWLLTRHVNNMLGLHLIEGADIDSSLLHFQFPWVIVYTDKSGSNGEWVHLFPWIKDTVVEEGLDPYGYFPAGYDSGKKWAEKYLTNDSAINNLIGNDGRDTAALLFERYLQQQVADDNLSVDDFGLNIYNRTNHYWDWSDFPQPLIIGDLTDANFTEPLIVKTNDLKDAADDARFAKIKFEIQTAGGGSTLIETQELKLADLHNRRFYAFYKPGTNKIALELSPFDESVSLSTGNFSSSTIWARQYKEVNDPGSALEIKISVSGMQTDVLPDEFTRNFKDNSLAAICYNAGRVTQEMLDVHARKFWEMERASTTPPVQDYVGVNMFMTGLTFWMDEEIENRQLMNLHKVHTTLRYGVCVASIEPTPGSGNTNWTTPSVDIPINFRYLRNQSHHPFSSETVAEVQEDILFLDGINGSSHEHQALNTFFGQENAISTVQLLRLANERHAPTEGNNGQGFYSFTRSEFAAADAAADADPLSTFGVLRTEAGDAWDTVYEAFGLDDAGYTPAGWESAYITPFDIAMSGDANAYNGMGVLYMAPEKVGALIDGQAAGGAGSSLPSSIFQSSNFDNLSLTQNFTGNYTLGNFGTGGTDFFSSGVTTNNDAISFFSGIDSGSFGVDSFSETSWSTGYSQLGFGSAGGNIGTAGETLFSTGWLGETSWNSFGGQGNSFVIDPVNVVNGEFYIDTIDLTIPGPLSLEIRRNYGSMNESHNLLGYGWKFTLMPYINITQSGDLIYAAEPDGSVVAYRKVVSSSPERWEPEPTDNEQLNNFNGGDIGGQTNPFSAYIEKTTDGSDEIYKLYKANGHVAKYKVRSFPVTDGTDTITRERPYLEEWRDPFGNALDFFYYEDNTLPECGQLRRIESSNGNFLGFVYNVRSQVTEIFTNDGRRVNYAYDGFGDMISVTLPDNSTIKYDYQILLDADENNEPYSTHLLTKITKPDGRLVVNEYDSQYDPKDATFSDPMYRRVSKQYMTVGLDLTPVEVAEFEYNPNGDPWVTAGFDVTYVHSDVRPALGRVTTAYVHKDGIYYFIADPLATSFAPGNTDIDYVVTYNWFDGTEPNSFVRSIKTLKDKRGMKTHYEYDAVGSVRKVSIEGDVTGDGVSETVPVYYFFDADKHYLRKVIRPAPAPGLAQKVTYHTYPTISGGADYEEDSSNPGTYLYAYLPTKSAEYAIVNPAINALEPSATDRIQERTFRYGRVIGTGEEAHGLLLRSTSQSDLDVDDKTETSWTYSAKGFAETRTQKTFTSAPDIVTTYEYNPKGELIRESDPAGRTGRFDYDMMGRLKSSTQYASDSSNDALSWNITYYNQHGEVTWEDGPRFNPEDYVFRDYDGGGRVIAEVRWRSQAKSDGSGIEAVPGQDTFLGQAITYFEYDGFGSLVSTLDPRGNETAMGYDELGRNNSITHAVGTTDVATESFTHEPGGQVYQHTNTLSGVTTTLYTITGQPRQKTLPDNRVTQWHYYLDGRVKTRTLSNDAVWTHTYDDTSLTETRILAKGSDTLAKLVVGYDTRRNTVSLEEFATDSVSYVTETEFDGVDRVVRQLGPPAATHPDSGQPASSLQETTINYVYGTTVPFQVQTTIGDVLKVENFDALNRPTAIGYLDANTFVTEDETGFAYDDNHSAVTEFRVLRVGAQSANTLITKNYTDTFGNTVLTVFADNTKSRQVYDAAGNLTNSFDELQLETQFSHDSRNRLLTTTKPDSSQVTLNYDDANNIVKRIMPGNLTWEAQFDSALRMSWEQLRGTGANISRRVDFNYYTTGDNIGLLNTRIENSGSADQITHTFDYDGALRIKETTSTAANYPDITLARSFDLRGLTTFMTRSSPSDADLIPSVRIARLYDGYKQIIDEKVEIGAGSGNAFNSQLLHSHLVQVWDASGRRETLQMGEGIPAKGSWTPTMDFDFIASGMIDQIIPATASNSWALDFEYSTNGQLNRSYTNVWYGGGASVYEVKRTHTISNGFNDSLRDARGRVLKRDLFTELDPANDIYAFLFRNTLVRDSDGKISSCTSLHTNGTGSNWATLNETRTYTYDPQNRRLATETFQPTPESPLAMETLKYTFDDDDLGVRIKAENQTDSATLWEADPSNNGLDAFKRIAEEDRVSDFYSFIAQGDAVGPGKFSLWIGQGVSPTTWDFVNTVFPDPDYGSGQWQVPLSLPDGQYTLRAEAEHSHPSSSFTSTSTSTFTIAAGGEQRTVSNTYDYSGKLIARSWASGQVTQNMTWDAGGKLVKVVQADTRTTPLLPDYTWTAIYDGGGRRIKTTFVPSNAPQAGAEAARAIHCWYDPSIEFLEVAVETQGKRWWKFHGPDLDADYGSFQGVGGLEAVVDEESGAFYPIIDDNFGNVVGHVNTGTLDNTGDDVFLWTEIQMSGYGPLPGYQMKALEESGDLVLSLAWQGRRIDPTGLFCMGTRYYDPISGSFISTDPLGHEATLDLYSYAGGDPINFFDPTGRFPKGEDGVVHGVDFTGEKDWSIGLIRQGQLIVKDPDTNFFQKVGGGILTAAGGFLSIPDTMEGAQIATSQVKHEMNQKLETGQIGTFEYSLYRSANFFGNFGLGTTDFTTGVFVDPVNTALDTGKGIAYDFPVKIYSDGKAFINDPSYISFVDNFENAVNIGLIVGPAKRNFFEEVGHSQFRDAWWNSPTPGAKGLLSAETRGHRALSEAGAWIMSAGKNGEPFPFAFESSVFLGAGRSKERGGLLSGPTDSVFQSAPFLLNAANSATVTPMGSNPSSRP from the coding sequence AATGGGTGCATCTTTTCCCTTGGATTAAGGACACTGTTGTTGAAGAAGGTCTAGACCCCTATGGTTACTTTCCCGCTGGGTATGATTCCGGAAAAAAATGGGCGGAGAAATACCTCACCAATGATTCCGCCATCAACAACCTGATTGGTAACGATGGGCGCGATACCGCCGCCCTGCTGTTTGAACGCTACCTTCAACAACAGGTTGCCGATGATAACCTCTCCGTCGATGATTTCGGCCTAAATATCTACAATCGCACAAACCACTACTGGGATTGGAGCGATTTCCCTCAGCCCCTGATTATTGGCGATTTGACCGATGCGAATTTCACCGAACCACTCATTGTTAAAACCAATGACCTCAAAGACGCTGCCGATGACGCTCGGTTTGCAAAGATCAAGTTTGAGATTCAAACAGCGGGTGGCGGCTCTACCCTGATTGAAACGCAGGAACTCAAACTTGCCGACCTGCATAATCGCCGGTTCTACGCCTTCTATAAGCCGGGAACCAACAAGATCGCCCTGGAACTCAGCCCCTTTGATGAAAGCGTGTCCTTATCGACGGGCAATTTTTCATCATCCACCATTTGGGCAAGGCAATATAAGGAAGTGAATGACCCCGGATCTGCACTGGAAATAAAGATTTCGGTCAGCGGTATGCAAACCGATGTCCTGCCGGACGAATTTACCAGAAACTTTAAGGACAACTCACTTGCGGCGATTTGCTACAATGCTGGCCGTGTAACGCAGGAAATGCTCGATGTTCACGCCCGTAAGTTTTGGGAAATGGAAAGAGCATCTACAACGCCACCAGTTCAGGATTATGTCGGCGTCAATATGTTCATGACCGGACTGACATTCTGGATGGACGAGGAAATTGAAAACCGCCAACTCATGAACCTGCATAAAGTTCACACGACTTTGCGATACGGCGTTTGTGTAGCTTCAATCGAGCCGACCCCTGGCAGCGGCAATACAAACTGGACCACACCAAGCGTCGATATCCCTATTAATTTCCGCTATCTACGCAATCAATCGCACCATCCATTTTCATCTGAAACTGTCGCTGAAGTTCAAGAAGACATTCTATTTCTGGATGGCATCAATGGTTCATCGCATGAACATCAGGCTCTCAATACGTTTTTCGGGCAGGAAAATGCTATTTCGACTGTTCAATTATTGCGATTGGCCAATGAACGTCACGCACCAACAGAAGGCAATAATGGTCAGGGCTTTTACTCTTTTACCCGGTCAGAATTTGCCGCAGCAGACGCCGCAGCCGATGCTGATCCTCTCTCTACTTTCGGGGTTTTAAGAACCGAAGCCGGGGACGCTTGGGATACAGTTTATGAGGCTTTTGGTCTGGACGATGCAGGTTACACACCCGCAGGTTGGGAATCTGCATACATTACACCGTTTGACATCGCTATGTCCGGTGATGCAAACGCTTATAACGGCATGGGCGTGCTCTATATGGCCCCGGAAAAAGTAGGTGCATTGATCGATGGCCAAGCCGCTGGCGGCGCGGGTTCATCATTACCCTCATCAATCTTTCAATCTTCTAATTTTGATAATCTTTCCCTGACGCAAAATTTCACGGGTAACTACACTCTTGGTAATTTTGGCACTGGTGGCACTGACTTCTTTTCCAGCGGTGTTACCACAAATAATGATGCCATTTCATTCTTCAGCGGCATTGATAGTGGAAGCTTTGGTGTAGACAGCTTTTCAGAAACATCATGGAGCACCGGCTACTCGCAACTTGGCTTCGGATCAGCTGGCGGCAATATCGGCACTGCTGGTGAAACTTTGTTTTCGACAGGATGGCTAGGTGAAACGTCATGGAACAGTTTTGGCGGTCAGGGCAACAGCTTCGTGATCGATCCAGTAAACGTGGTCAATGGGGAGTTTTACATTGATACCATCGATTTGACCATCCCCGGTCCGCTCTCCCTGGAAATTCGGCGTAACTACGGGTCGATGAACGAATCTCACAATCTGCTTGGCTATGGCTGGAAGTTCACCTTGATGCCTTACATCAATATCACGCAATCGGGGGATTTGATCTATGCCGCAGAGCCTGACGGTTCCGTTGTAGCTTACCGCAAAGTCGTCAGTTCTTCTCCTGAAAGATGGGAGCCGGAACCGACGGACAATGAACAGCTCAATAATTTTAATGGCGGTGATATTGGCGGACAGACCAATCCTTTTAGCGCCTACATCGAAAAGACCACAGATGGCTCGGATGAAATTTATAAACTCTACAAGGCCAACGGTCATGTGGCTAAATACAAGGTGCGTTCCTTCCCCGTTACCGATGGAACTGATACCATCACGCGTGAGCGTCCCTATCTGGAAGAATGGCGCGATCCCTTTGGTAATGCTCTCGATTTTTTCTACTATGAAGACAATACGCTGCCGGAATGCGGGCAGTTACGCCGGATCGAAAGCAGCAACGGCAATTTCCTAGGCTTTGTTTATAATGTGCGCAGCCAGGTCACGGAAATTTTCACCAATGACGGTCGCAGGGTTAATTACGCCTACGACGGATTTGGCGACATGATTTCAGTCACTTTGCCGGATAACTCCACGATCAAATATGACTATCAAATCCTGCTGGATGCGGACGAAAATAACGAACCCTATTCAACGCACCTTCTGACCAAAATCACTAAGCCTGACGGACGGCTGGTGGTCAATGAATATGACAGCCAATACGACCCGAAGGATGCGACCTTTTCCGATCCGATGTATCGCAGGGTATCCAAGCAGTATATGACCGTAGGGCTTGATCTGACTCCAGTTGAGGTTGCTGAGTTTGAATATAATCCCAATGGCGATCCCTGGGTCACAGCAGGCTTTGATGTAACTTACGTTCATAGTGACGTGCGCCCGGCTTTAGGCCGTGTCACAACCGCCTATGTCCACAAAGACGGCATCTATTATTTTATCGCTGATCCGCTTGCAACAAGTTTTGCCCCCGGCAATACCGACATCGACTACGTAGTGACATATAACTGGTTTGACGGCACAGAGCCTAACAGCTTTGTGCGCAGCATCAAAACGCTCAAAGACAAGCGCGGCATGAAAACCCACTATGAATATGATGCTGTGGGATCAGTGCGTAAGGTTTCCATTGAGGGTGATGTAACGGGTGACGGCGTTTCCGAGACAGTTCCTGTCTATTACTTTTTCGATGCTGATAAACACTATTTAAGGAAAGTCATCCGACCGGCACCTGCACCCGGCCTGGCCCAAAAAGTCACATATCACACATACCCGACCATTAGCGGTGGTGCTGACTATGAGGAAGACAGCTCCAACCCCGGAACCTATCTTTATGCGTATCTCCCCACCAAAAGCGCAGAATATGCAATCGTGAATCCGGCAATCAATGCTCTCGAGCCGTCCGCTACTGATAGGATTCAAGAAAGAACATTCCGCTATGGACGTGTCATTGGAACTGGAGAAGAAGCCCACGGCCTTCTTTTGCGTTCAACCTCACAATCAGATCTCGATGTTGATGATAAAACCGAAACGTCTTGGACCTACAGCGCTAAGGGTTTTGCAGAGACCAGAACCCAAAAGACCTTCACATCAGCGCCCGATATTGTGACAACCTACGAATACAACCCCAAAGGTGAGTTGATCCGTGAAAGTGATCCCGCTGGCAGAACAGGTCGCTTTGATTATGACATGATGGGACGCCTCAAATCTTCAACGCAATATGCTTCAGACAGCTCAAACGATGCGCTCTCATGGAACATTACCTATTACAACCAACATGGCGAAGTTACTTGGGAAGATGGACCCCGTTTTAATCCGGAGGATTATGTTTTCCGTGATTATGATGGCGGCGGTCGAGTCATTGCTGAAGTCCGTTGGCGCTCACAGGCAAAGTCTGATGGCAGCGGTATCGAAGCCGTGCCCGGTCAGGACACTTTCTTAGGCCAAGCTATCACTTACTTTGAATATGATGGCTTTGGCAGTCTCGTCTCAACGCTCGATCCGCGCGGTAACGAAACCGCGATGGGGTATGATGAGCTTGGCCGCAATAACAGCATTACCCATGCTGTTGGAACCACTGATGTGGCAACTGAAAGTTTCACTCATGAACCGGGCGGTCAGGTCTACCAACACACAAATACCCTGAGTGGAGTAACCACAACGCTTTACACAATCACCGGCCAGCCTAGGCAGAAGACCTTGCCAGATAATCGGGTAACGCAGTGGCACTACTATCTGGATGGGCGGGTTAAGACTCGCACATTATCCAATGATGCCGTCTGGACGCATACTTATGACGATACTTCCCTAACCGAGACCCGTATATTAGCCAAAGGCAGTGACACGCTCGCCAAGCTCGTTGTGGGCTACGACACACGCAGAAATACAGTGTCCTTGGAAGAGTTTGCCACGGATAGCGTATCTTACGTCACTGAAACCGAGTTTGATGGTGTCGATCGTGTTGTTCGTCAGCTTGGTCCACCCGCTGCCACGCACCCTGATTCCGGGCAACCTGCCTCGAGCCTCCAAGAAACCACCATCAATTATGTTTACGGCACGACGGTTCCTTTTCAGGTCCAGACAACCATTGGGGATGTATTGAAAGTGGAAAATTTTGATGCGCTCAATCGGCCAACTGCTATCGGTTATCTGGATGCCAATACCTTTGTCACCGAAGATGAAACGGGCTTTGCCTATGACGATAACCATAGCGCTGTCACTGAATTTCGCGTGCTACGTGTTGGAGCACAAAGCGCCAATACTTTAATAACTAAGAATTACACTGACACGTTCGGAAACACCGTCTTAACCGTCTTCGCCGACAATACAAAAAGTCGCCAAGTCTATGATGCGGCCGGTAATCTGACCAACAGCTTTGATGAGCTTCAGTTGGAAACACAGTTCTCTCATGATTCGCGCAATCGCTTGCTCACCACGACTAAGCCCGATAGTTCACAAGTTACATTGAATTACGATGACGCCAATAATATCGTAAAGCGCATCATGCCGGGCAATCTAACCTGGGAAGCACAATTTGACAGCGCCCTGCGCATGTCCTGGGAACAGTTACGCGGCACTGGCGCAAACATTTCCCGCCGAGTGGACTTCAATTATTACACGACGGGTGATAATATCGGGCTGCTGAATACCCGTATTGAAAATAGCGGCAGTGCTGACCAGATCACACATACTTTTGATTATGATGGCGCATTGCGGATTAAAGAAACAACTTCAACCGCGGCAAACTATCCCGATATCACCCTTGCACGATCATTCGATTTGCGCGGCCTCACCACTTTCATGACACGCTCATCCCCGTCGGACGCGGATCTGATTCCTTCGGTGCGGATAGCCCGCCTTTATGACGGATATAAACAGATCATTGATGAAAAAGTAGAGATTGGGGCAGGTTCAGGCAATGCGTTCAATTCTCAGCTTCTACACAGTCATTTGGTGCAGGTTTGGGATGCGTCAGGTAGGCGTGAAACGCTGCAAATGGGTGAAGGCATACCGGCTAAAGGCAGTTGGACGCCGACAATGGATTTTGATTTCATTGCCAGCGGTATGATAGATCAAATCATCCCGGCAACGGCCAGTAATAGCTGGGCACTGGATTTTGAATACTCAACGAACGGCCAACTCAACCGCAGCTACACCAATGTCTGGTATGGAGGCGGAGCCAGTGTCTATGAGGTGAAACGCACGCACACGATATCCAACGGTTTCAATGATAGCTTGCGCGATGCTCGCGGTCGTGTCCTTAAACGCGATTTGTTCACTGAGCTTGATCCGGCAAATGATATCTACGCCTTTTTGTTCAGAAACACGCTTGTTCGGGATAGTGATGGAAAGATTTCAAGCTGCACTTCTCTGCATACGAATGGCACGGGCAGTAATTGGGCTACGCTCAATGAAACCCGCACCTATACATACGATCCACAGAACCGCCGTTTGGCAACTGAGACCTTCCAGCCTACGCCGGAAAGCCCGTTGGCAATGGAAACGCTGAAATACACATTCGATGATGATGATCTTGGCGTGCGGATAAAGGCGGAGAACCAGACTGATAGCGCTACGCTTTGGGAGGCAGACCCCTCTAATAATGGCCTGGATGCGTTCAAGCGTATTGCGGAGGAAGACCGGGTTAGCGATTTTTATTCCTTTATCGCTCAAGGTGATGCAGTTGGTCCCGGCAAGTTTTCTCTTTGGATCGGCCAAGGCGTAAGCCCGACAACATGGGATTTCGTCAATACCGTTTTCCCAGACCCGGATTATGGCAGTGGTCAATGGCAAGTGCCCTTATCCTTGCCGGATGGCCAATATACCTTAAGGGCCGAAGCAGAGCACTCACACCCTTCGAGCAGCTTCACCAGCACCAGCACCAGCACCTTTACGATTGCGGCAGGTGGTGAACAAAGAACAGTGTCCAACACCTACGATTATTCAGGAAAGCTGATCGCACGCTCCTGGGCCAGTGGTCAGGTCACACAAAACATGACCTGGGATGCCGGTGGTAAGCTGGTGAAAGTCGTGCAGGCAGATACGCGCACCACTCCGTTGCTTCCCGATTACACCTGGACTGCGATTTACGATGGTGGCGGTAGACGCATCAAAACAACCTTCGTGCCAAGCAATGCGCCGCAAGCCGGCGCGGAAGCAGCCAGAGCTATTCATTGCTGGTATGACCCGTCCATTGAGTTTCTGGAAGTAGCCGTTGAAACACAGGGCAAACGCTGGTGGAAGTTTCATGGTCCAGACTTGGATGCTGACTACGGAAGCTTTCAGGGCGTTGGAGGGCTTGAAGCAGTCGTAGACGAAGAGTCAGGAGCCTTCTATCCCATCATTGATGATAATTTCGGTAACGTTGTTGGGCATGTTAATACCGGCACGCTCGATAACACCGGCGATGATGTCTTTCTCTGGACGGAAATCCAGATGTCAGGCTACGGACCACTGCCCGGTTACCAGATGAAGGCTTTAGAAGAAAGCGGCGATTTGGTTCTCTCGCTTGCCTGGCAAGGTCGTAGAATTGATCCGACTGGCCTGTTTTGCATGGGAACACGCTATTATGATCCCATATCAGGATCGTTCATCTCAACCGACCCGCTTGGCCATGAAGCCACGCTTGATCTCTACAGCTATGCGGGAGGCGACCCAATCAATTTCTTTGATCCCACTGGACGCTTTCCAAAGGGTGAAGACGGTGTAGTGCATGGCGTTGATTTTACTGGCGAGAAAGATTGGTCGATTGGCCTGATTAGACAAGGTCAGCTTATTGTGAAAGACCCGGATACGAATTTCTTCCAAAAAGTCGGTGGAGGCATACTGACGGCAGCCGGTGGATTCTTGAGTATTCCAGACACGATGGAAGGCGCACAAATCGCTACCTCACAAGTTAAACATGAAATGAACCAGAAACTTGAAACGGGCCAGATTGGAACTTTCGAATACTCGCTTTATCGCTCGGCTAATTTCTTTGGCAACTTTGGCCTCGGCACCACCGATTTCACAACCGGCGTATTTGTTGATCCGGTTAATACCGCGTTGGATACTGGCAAAGGAATAGCCTATGATTTCCCGGTTAAAATTTACAGCGATGGTAAGGCGTTCATCAACGACCCAAGCTATATTTCGTTTGTTGATAACTTTGAGAATGCTGTTAATATCGGACTTATTGTAGGACCAGCAAAACGTAACTTCTTTGAAGAGGTCGGGCATTCACAGTTCAGGGATGCGTGGTGGAATAGCCCGACTCCTGGCGCCAAAGGCCTTCTCTCGGCTGAGACACGCGGACATCGTGCCTTGTCTGAGGCAGGTGCTTGGATAATGTCCGCTGGTAAAAATGGTGAACCATTTCCTTTTGCCTTTGAGAGCAGTGTTTTTCTTGGTGCTGGAAGGAGCAAAGAAAGAGGTGGCCTGTTATCTGGCCCAACAGATTCCGTTTTCCAGTCCGCGCCATTTCTTCTAAATGCTGCAAATAGTGCAACTGTGACTCCGATGGGAAGTAATCCAAGTAGCCGTCCTTGA